One stretch of Bremerella cremea DNA includes these proteins:
- a CDS encoding DUF2461 domain-containing protein produces MTKFGFVDRSFQLLEELHDNNNREWFQPHKQEIRELLQDPFVEILEVTSAKLKNARRPMSGNKQTMFRMNRDVRFSKDKRPYSEHVSGLLTPSGLKKDETALLYAHLAADGGFIAAGFYQLETKVLNLFRDRILEDAKQFRTITNKLTKAGYEFAQFEPLKSMPRGYSQYADHEHASFLKLKSLVVTQNQTRDVWIKGTIVNQLVKLHKASTPLLEFGLEAIGAGL; encoded by the coding sequence ATGACGAAATTTGGCTTTGTCGATCGATCGTTCCAACTGCTGGAAGAACTTCACGACAACAATAATCGCGAGTGGTTTCAGCCCCATAAGCAGGAAATCCGCGAACTGCTGCAAGATCCGTTCGTGGAGATACTGGAGGTCACCTCGGCGAAGCTGAAGAATGCCCGTCGTCCGATGTCTGGCAACAAGCAAACCATGTTTCGCATGAACCGCGATGTGCGCTTCTCCAAGGACAAACGTCCCTACAGCGAGCACGTCAGCGGGCTACTCACGCCATCGGGCCTTAAGAAAGATGAAACGGCATTGCTGTACGCTCACTTGGCGGCCGACGGGGGGTTCATTGCTGCAGGTTTCTATCAACTGGAAACCAAGGTGCTCAACTTATTTCGCGATCGCATTCTGGAAGACGCCAAACAGTTCCGCACCATTACCAACAAGCTTACCAAGGCTGGCTACGAGTTCGCCCAGTTCGAGCCGCTGAAATCGATGCCGCGAGGCTACTCGCAGTATGCCGACCACGAACATGCTTCGTTCCTCAAGCTCAAGTCCCTGGTCGTCACGCAGAACCAAACCCGCGACGTCTGGATCAAGGGGACGATCGTTAACCAACTAGTGAAGCTGCACAAAGCCAGCACGCCGCTGCTGGAGTTCGGCTTGGAAGCAATCGGCGCTGGCCTCTAA
- a CDS encoding 3-keto-disaccharide hydrolase encodes MPRIRICLLVLSLLPFAVAHAIAEDFQPTQNPLPVPPPAGAIILLSETTNAFLGKTGSPIDWPNENGVLTSTKGNARSNHIVSQLHFRDADIHVEFMLPEKGSGNSGIYIHGNYELQILNSAGKEKLDQGDMGAVYGFAPALVNAAKAPGEWQVYDIRYRAPRRDAAGKIVAEGQITAWLNGQKVQDGTKLSEPRSSYHPFRYKTTPYLDAIAAKQLKTSVGPVFLQDHDNPVKFRNVWVKPLDDQALTYEPSPN; translated from the coding sequence ATGCCTCGAATCCGTATCTGCCTCCTTGTCCTCTCTCTGCTCCCTTTCGCTGTGGCACATGCGATTGCCGAGGACTTTCAACCAACCCAAAATCCACTTCCGGTGCCACCACCGGCAGGGGCGATCATCCTGCTCAGCGAGACAACCAACGCGTTTCTCGGCAAAACAGGCAGCCCAATCGATTGGCCCAACGAAAACGGCGTGCTAACTTCGACAAAGGGAAACGCTCGCTCGAATCATATCGTGTCGCAGCTGCACTTCCGCGACGCCGATATTCATGTCGAATTCATGCTGCCTGAAAAGGGAAGCGGCAACAGCGGGATCTACATCCACGGCAACTACGAACTGCAGATCCTCAACTCCGCCGGCAAGGAAAAGCTCGATCAGGGAGATATGGGGGCCGTATATGGGTTTGCCCCGGCGCTGGTCAACGCCGCCAAAGCCCCTGGCGAGTGGCAAGTCTACGACATTCGCTACCGAGCTCCGCGCCGCGATGCTGCCGGAAAAATCGTCGCAGAAGGCCAAATCACCGCTTGGCTCAACGGCCAGAAAGTGCAAGACGGCACCAAGCTGAGCGAGCCCCGCTCGTCGTACCATCCCTTCCGCTACAAGACGACGCCCTACCTCGACGCCATCGCGGCAAAGCAGCTAAAAACATCGGTCGGCCCAGTCTTCCTGCAAGACCACGACAACCCGGTGAAGTTTCGCAACGTCTGGGTGAAGCCGTTGGATGACCAGGCGCTGACTTACGAACCAAGCCCGAACTAA
- a CDS encoding Gfo/Idh/MocA family protein: protein MAKRTSPASKAAPTPEDAHTQRTFVAPELPYRPQDPPNYRPRIGLIGCGGITGQHLNAYRKANYDVAVLCDVERKNAVSRQEEFFPQANVVTDYHELLARDDIEVVDITTHPNVRPPLIEAALEAGKHVLSQKPFVLDLDVGQRLVDLAKAKNRLLAVNQNARWAPHFSYAREAYQTGLLGNLHGVHLSKRWDHRWVAGTPFEKIKHLILYDFAIHGFDFVNYLLADEKPLKVFATTTRTHDQNLLPALSATATIVYSHTQVTLSYDAATPYGQQESTYLAGSEGSVFSTGPHEREQTLRLYTKQGIAQPKLEGCWFPDGFHGAMGELLCAIAEGRQPTNNAAQNLTGLATCFAAVHSAETGEVVVPGEVRRMP from the coding sequence ATGGCAAAACGCACCTCGCCAGCAAGCAAAGCGGCTCCCACGCCTGAGGACGCTCACACGCAGCGAACCTTCGTTGCCCCTGAGTTGCCGTACCGTCCACAAGATCCACCCAACTACCGTCCCAGAATTGGTTTGATCGGATGTGGTGGGATCACCGGTCAGCACCTCAATGCGTATCGGAAAGCGAATTACGATGTTGCCGTGCTGTGTGATGTTGAACGTAAGAACGCGGTGAGTCGGCAGGAAGAGTTCTTTCCGCAGGCAAACGTGGTGACCGATTATCATGAACTGCTGGCCCGCGACGATATCGAGGTGGTCGATATCACCACGCACCCCAATGTGCGGCCTCCGCTGATCGAGGCGGCATTAGAAGCCGGCAAGCATGTCCTCAGCCAGAAACCGTTTGTGCTCGATTTGGACGTAGGGCAGCGTTTGGTCGATTTAGCCAAGGCAAAGAACCGCTTGCTGGCGGTCAATCAAAATGCTCGCTGGGCCCCTCACTTCAGTTATGCGCGCGAAGCGTACCAAACTGGATTGTTGGGCAATCTGCATGGTGTCCATTTGTCCAAGCGGTGGGATCATCGCTGGGTTGCCGGAACGCCGTTCGAGAAAATCAAGCATTTGATTTTGTACGACTTCGCGATTCATGGTTTTGATTTTGTGAACTACCTGCTCGCTGACGAGAAGCCGCTGAAAGTCTTTGCGACAACCACTCGCACACACGATCAAAACCTGCTGCCAGCCCTCTCGGCAACGGCGACCATTGTGTATTCTCACACGCAAGTAACCCTGAGCTACGACGCTGCCACGCCGTATGGCCAACAGGAAAGCACCTACCTGGCTGGCAGTGAAGGGAGCGTTTTCAGCACTGGCCCGCACGAACGAGAACAAACACTCCGCTTGTATACCAAGCAGGGGATTGCCCAGCCAAAGCTCGAAGGATGCTGGTTCCCCGATGGGTTCCATGGTGCGATGGGAGAACTGCTCTGTGCGATCGCGGAAGGACGTCAACCCACCAACAACGCCGCGCAAAACCTCACCGGCCTGGCAACGTGCTTTGCTGCGGTTCATAGCGCTGAAACGGGCGAAGTAGTCGTCCCGGGCGAGGTTCGTCGGATGCCTTAA
- a CDS encoding response regulator transcription factor: MSEKEAKTADQKTILLVDDDTEIVETMRFALEGHGYRVLVARDGNQGLALAERDDPDLIVLDMMMPKRSGFLVLEKLRQTNRVPTKVIMVTGNEGNRHKAYAEMLGVDDYIRKPFPMDRLLEAVRKVLA, from the coding sequence ATGAGCGAAAAGGAAGCCAAGACGGCCGATCAGAAGACCATTCTGCTGGTGGACGACGATACCGAGATCGTTGAGACCATGCGTTTCGCTCTCGAAGGGCACGGTTATCGTGTCCTGGTCGCTCGCGACGGCAATCAGGGCCTCGCCCTGGCCGAACGGGACGATCCTGATTTGATTGTGCTAGACATGATGATGCCCAAACGTAGCGGTTTCCTCGTGCTGGAAAAGCTGCGTCAGACCAACCGGGTACCTACCAAAGTCATCATGGTTACCGGCAACGAAGGCAACCGCCACAAAGCCTATGCCGAGATGCTGGGCGTCGACGACTACATCCGCAAACCGTTTCCGATGGATCGTTTGCTGGAAGCCGTCAGGAAGGTTTTGGCGTAA
- a CDS encoding PrkA family serine protein kinase, with product MVGGREIVSFLAERQNLEQFRKKNWQGTFEDYLDLIAETPAITRNAFQRCYDMILSYGIDTYEVSREKRVHYRFFDDPLDGGRDAIFGLEDAQVSLVNALKSAAHGYGIEKRVLLLHGPVGSSKSTMARLLKKGLERYSATDEGAIYSLGWLDPHKPDDMSAVHWCPMNEEPLHLIPEEFRAEIAAQLTNPAKHSEYPLSIAGELCPFCRFMYMDSLARHGGDWTKVIHDVHVRRILLSEKDRIGIGTFQPKDEKNQDSTELTGDINYRKIAEYGTDSDPRAFNFDGEFNVANRGIIEFIEVLKLDVAFLYDLLGASQEHKVKPKKFAQTDIDEVILGHTNEPEYRRLQNNEFMEALRDRTVKIDVPYVTKLSNEVKIYEKDYNKEKVKGKHIAPHTIEMAAMWAVLTRLEEPKNASLTLMQKLKLYDGKSLPGFTEENIKELKSQAKREGMLGISPRYVQDKISNALVAHPDATSINPFMVLNELESGLGNHSLITSEDQRDHYRQLLEVVKEEYENIVKNEVQRAIAADEDAMMRLCANYIDNVKAYTQRERVKNKFTGQYEEPDDRLMRSIEEKIDIPESRKDDFRREIMNYIGALSIDGKKFDFKTNERLYKALQLKLFEDQKDSIKLTSLVSSVIDQDTQEKIDVVKQRLIRDHGYDEESATDVLNYVASIFARGDVTE from the coding sequence ATGGTCGGCGGTCGTGAAATCGTTTCTTTCCTGGCAGAGCGCCAAAACCTAGAGCAATTCCGCAAGAAGAATTGGCAGGGAACGTTCGAGGACTACCTCGACCTCATCGCGGAGACCCCCGCAATCACACGCAACGCATTCCAGCGTTGCTACGACATGATCCTTTCCTACGGGATCGACACCTACGAAGTCTCGCGTGAAAAGAGAGTCCACTATCGCTTCTTCGACGACCCGCTCGATGGTGGCCGTGATGCGATTTTCGGGCTAGAAGACGCCCAGGTATCTTTGGTCAACGCCTTGAAAAGTGCGGCCCATGGCTATGGCATCGAGAAGCGTGTGCTGCTCTTGCACGGCCCGGTCGGTAGCAGCAAAAGCACCATGGCCCGCTTGCTCAAGAAAGGGCTCGAACGGTACTCCGCCACGGACGAAGGAGCCATCTATTCGCTCGGCTGGCTCGATCCCCACAAGCCAGACGATATGTCCGCCGTGCATTGGTGCCCGATGAATGAAGAGCCGCTGCACTTGATTCCGGAAGAGTTCCGCGCGGAAATCGCGGCCCAACTAACCAACCCAGCCAAGCACAGCGAATACCCACTAAGCATCGCCGGCGAACTGTGCCCTTTCTGCCGTTTCATGTACATGGACAGCCTGGCACGGCACGGGGGTGATTGGACCAAGGTAATTCACGATGTCCATGTGCGTCGAATTCTTCTCAGCGAAAAGGATCGCATCGGGATTGGTACGTTCCAGCCGAAGGACGAGAAGAACCAAGATTCGACGGAGCTAACCGGCGATATCAACTATCGCAAAATCGCCGAATACGGCACCGATAGTGATCCTCGAGCATTCAACTTCGACGGCGAATTCAACGTCGCCAATCGTGGCATCATCGAGTTCATCGAAGTCTTAAAGCTAGACGTGGCGTTCCTGTACGACCTGTTGGGTGCCAGCCAGGAACATAAGGTCAAGCCGAAGAAGTTCGCCCAGACCGATATCGACGAAGTGATCCTGGGACATACCAACGAGCCCGAATATCGTCGCTTACAGAACAACGAGTTCATGGAAGCCCTGCGTGACCGTACCGTCAAAATCGACGTGCCGTACGTCACCAAGCTTTCCAACGAAGTGAAGATTTATGAGAAGGATTACAACAAAGAGAAAGTCAAAGGAAAGCACATCGCCCCGCATACCATTGAGATGGCTGCCATGTGGGCGGTGCTGACTCGGCTGGAAGAACCCAAGAATGCCAGCTTGACGCTGATGCAAAAACTGAAACTGTACGACGGCAAGTCGCTGCCTGGCTTCACCGAAGAAAACATCAAGGAACTCAAGTCGCAAGCCAAGCGAGAAGGGATGCTCGGCATCTCGCCTCGTTACGTGCAAGACAAGATTTCCAACGCACTTGTGGCACATCCCGACGCGACTTCGATCAACCCGTTTATGGTGTTGAACGAGCTCGAGTCGGGTCTCGGCAACCATTCGTTGATCACCAGCGAAGACCAGCGCGATCACTATCGCCAACTGCTTGAAGTGGTCAAGGAAGAGTACGAGAACATCGTCAAGAACGAAGTCCAGCGGGCAATCGCCGCCGACGAAGACGCGATGATGCGGCTGTGCGCCAACTACATCGACAACGTCAAAGCCTACACCCAGCGCGAACGCGTGAAGAATAAGTTCACTGGGCAGTATGAAGAACCAGACGACCGTTTGATGCGTTCGATTGAGGAAAAGATCGACATCCCCGAAAGCCGCAAAGATGATTTCCGCCGCGAAATCATGAACTATATCGGTGCGTTGTCGATCGACGGTAAGAAGTTCGACTTTAAGACGAACGAACGTTTGTACAAAGCGTTGCAATTGAAGTTGTTTGAAGATCAAAAAGACTCGATCAAACTCACCAGTCTCGTCTCCAGCGTCATCGACCAAGATACGCAAGAGAAAATCGACGTAGTCAAACAACGACTCATCCGCGACCACGGCTACGACGAAGAGAGCGCAACCGACGTGCTCAACTACGTTGCCAGCATCTTCGCCCGAGGAGATGTGACCGAATAA